From Mycobacterium cookii:
GGGGCCGGAACCACGGCCTTACCGTCGAGATGGCCGCACCGCTTGGGGTTGACCTGGTCTTCGAGGTGGCAGCCCGCCAGCCCGGCATCCTCGAGCAGCGTGACGGTGCGGGCCGCGCTCATCGGTTCGCCGAAGCCGGTGTCCGTGTCGATCAGCGTGGGCAGATCGGTGACCGAAGCGATCTGCCCGCCGCGCGCGGTAACCTCGCTCAGCGTGGTCAACCCGATATCGGGCAATCCCAGCTCGGCGGACAACGCCGCACCCGACACATACACTCCCTCGAACCCGATCTCCGCGACCAGCTTGGCCACCAACGGTGAGAATGCGCCCGGGAAGCGTTGCAGTTGACCCGAATTCAGCCCGGCCCGAAACGCGGCCCGCTTGTCGGCGGCGCTGGCCGCCGACCCCAGCAGCCCGGTCACCGGAAGATCCCGGACGGAATCGTCGGCGCCTTATCCAGCACCTCGGGCAGCACCCGCACGTTCAGTGCGACCAGCTGATCGCCCTTCAGGTCGCCGACGTGCTGCACGGCGTCCAGAAAGCGTTGCTGCTCAGCCGGGTCCACCACCCCGTCGGCGAGGTGAGTGAACTTGCCGATGTACTGCTCGCGCTCGAATGGCCTGGCGCCCAGCGGATGTGCGTCGGCGACGGCCAGCTCGTCGGTGATCACCTCACCGCTCTTGAGCGTCACCTCGGCGCGCGCGCCGAACGCCTTCTCGGCCGGATCGTTCGAGTGGTAACGGCGGGTCCACTCCGGATCCTCGACAGTGGAGATCTTGTGCCACAGCTCGACGGTGTCCGGCCGGTGGGCGCGCTCGGGGGCGTAGGACAGCTCGTGATCCCACGTGCCGTCCTGCAGCGCGACGGCGAAGATATACGGCAGCGAGTGGTCCAGCGTCTCCCGCGAGGCGTCCGGGTCGAACTTCTGCGGATCACCCGAGCCGCTGCCGATCACATGGTGGGTGTGATGGCTGGTGTGCAGCACGATCGTCGCGATCTGGTCGAGGTCGCCGATCTGGTCCCGCAATCGGCGGGCCAGGTCGATCGGCGCCTGGCTCTGGTATTCGGCGGAGTGTTCCTTGGTGTAGGTGTCCAGGATGGCGCGCTTGGGCTCGCCGGGCGCGGGCAGCGGCACCTGGTAGGTGTGCTCGGGACCCGACAGCAGCCAGGCGATCACGCCGTCCTCGCCCTCCCAGATGGGTGCCGGCGAGCCCTCGCCGCGCATCGCCCGGTCGACGGCTTCGATGGCCACCTTGCCGGCCAGTGCGGGTGCGAAGGCCTTCCAACTGGAGATCGCTCCCTTGCGGGACTGCCGGGTCGCCGTCGTCAGGTGCAGCGCCTGGCCGATCGCCTGATAGATGGTGTCGACGTCGAGCCGCAGCATGGTCCCGAGTCCGGCGGCCACCGAAGGGCCGAGGTGCGCGACGTGGTCGATCTTGTGCTCGTGCAGGCAGATCCCCTTGACCAGGTCGACCTGGATCTCGTAGGCGGTGGCCAGGCCGCGGATCAGGTCACTGCCGCGGACGCCGAGCTGCTGGGCCACCGCCACCAGCGGCGGGATGTTGTCGCCGGGGTGGGAGTACTCGGCGGCCAGGAATGTGTCGTGGAAGTCCAGCTCGCGCACCGCGACGCCGTTGGCCCAGGCCGCCCATTCGGCCGAGTAGCCGCCGTCGACGCCGAACACCGTGGCGCCCGGGCGGGCCCGGTGTGCAAGTGCCTGCTGACGGGCGGTGGCGACCGGCCGCCGCACCGCGGACGCGGCGCTGACCGCGGCGTTGTCGATGATCCGGTTGATCACCATGGCCTCGGTCTCCGCCGGCACCGCGACCGGGTCCGCGGCGACCTGCGCGATCGTGTAGGCCAGGTGCTCGGTGACCGGAAAGTCGTCGGCGCTGCGGTGGGTCCGGA
This genomic window contains:
- the prpD gene encoding 2-methylcitrate dehydratase PrpD, which gives rise to MLIHFVRTHRSADDFPVTEHLAYTIAQVAADPVAVPAETEAMVINRIIDNAAVSAASAVRRPVATARQQALAHRARPGATVFGVDGGYSAEWAAWANGVAVRELDFHDTFLAAEYSHPGDNIPPLVAVAQQLGVRGSDLIRGLATAYEIQVDLVKGICLHEHKIDHVAHLGPSVAAGLGTMLRLDVDTIYQAIGQALHLTTATRQSRKGAISSWKAFAPALAGKVAIEAVDRAMRGEGSPAPIWEGEDGVIAWLLSGPEHTYQVPLPAPGEPKRAILDTYTKEHSAEYQSQAPIDLARRLRDQIGDLDQIATIVLHTSHHTHHVIGSGSGDPQKFDPDASRETLDHSLPYIFAVALQDGTWDHELSYAPERAHRPDTVELWHKISTVEDPEWTRRYHSNDPAEKAFGARAEVTLKSGEVITDELAVADAHPLGARPFEREQYIGKFTHLADGVVDPAEQQRFLDAVQHVGDLKGDQLVALNVRVLPEVLDKAPTIPSGIFR